The Synergistaceae bacterium genome segment CCGGCTGGCCACCCCGCTCAAAACTCCCACGGGCCAGTTTTTGTCGTACATGACATGACGCGTGGGGCCCCCCGGCTCGCAGATGTTGACCACTATCCGCTCGGAAATCATCTGGCGCTTTCTGTTGGCTTTGATGAGATCCCCCACGCTGGTATAAAGCTCTCCCGCTCCCAGAAGGACCCGAACCGACACATCCGCGCAGCCGATGCGCCCGGGGGCGTTCAGGCAGGGAATAACGCGCATGGACAGCTGTTCCTCCGAAAGCGCCTGTCGGGAGACCCCCAGTTTTTCAAAAAGGGCGGCGAGTCCCCGTCTCGGATTGTTCTTCATCAGGGCCATGCCCTGCTGGACAATGGCTCGATTGAGGGGATTCAGGGGCATACAGTCGGAAATCGTCGCCAGAGCCACAAGGTCCAGTCCATACCGCAACATCGAGCGGGAGGCGATTTCCTCCTTCCAGGCCCAGCTCCAGAGCACCGCCGTGGCGCAAAGTTTTCCCGAGGTCTCGTCTCCGTCGATGCAGGGATTCACCGTCATGGGAAAAGGCACGAGCCCCCTGGCCGCCGAGTGATGATCGAAGACAAAAACATCGATGCCCTTCCGGGCCAGACCCTCCAGAAGTTCCACGTCGTTCGTCCCGCAGTCCACCACCACCAGCGTATTGCAGCCGCTTTCCATCAGCCGGTCCAGAATGGAGGCGTGAAGTCCGTATCCCTGTACGTCCCGTCGAGGGATGAAATAGCGAACCCCCAGGGCTTTGTGGCGGAAGATCTCCATCGCCAGCACCGTGGCGGAAATCCCGTCGGTATCGTAATCTCCGTAAACCATCACATTGCCGAAAGTACAGCGGGAACGCCACTTCTCCGCCGCCAGAGTTCCGGCGGAACCCAGGTTCAGGTTCT includes the following:
- a CDS encoding DHH family phosphoesterase; this translates as MLSTCSDIKLELYEIGESARDLAKRLDCSELTAAALEMYHGKDLARVDDVQAWLRPRFEELLENLNLGSAGTLAAEKWRSRCTFGNVMVYGDYDTDGISATVLAMEIFRHKALGVRYFIPRRDVQGYGLHASILDRLMESGCNTLVVVDCGTNDVELLEGLARKGIDVFVFDHHSAARGLVPFPMTVNPCIDGDETSGKLCATAVLWSWAWKEEIASRSMLRYGLDLVALATISDCMPLNPLNRAIVQQGMALMKNNPRRGLAALFEKLGVSRQALSEEQLSMRVIPCLNAPGRIGCADVSVRVLLGAGELYTSVGDLIKANRKRQMISERIVVNICEPGGPTRHVMYDKNWPVGVLSGVASRICNMRKAPVALAAPVGGKIRGTLRVPAGANAVHILSVISERLDAWGGHRHAAGFSVLSDHWKEVENSLENLLSDVQVEEEHLKAIVISPSKITLSDWKKVGELGPFGTDNPCPYFYRSREDGDKIVPLGRDGKHSAVVVDEVMLLAFNAASDLQDVSFMDRVTGWVYHPRLDYWRNEERVQFVLDCAVLE